Genomic DNA from Flavobacterium sp. N502540:
TTGGATGAACCTAATCGTTTGTGTGTTAAAATGCTTTTTATAGTGACAACAGTTTTAAATTTTTATTATTTACCTTTTAGGTTGTTGTTTAATTTTAATGCCCATAGCTAATGACTCGGGTAATTTTCCAGCCTGTAGGGGTGTTTTTCCAGATATGAGTAAATTTATAGGTACCACAGTTGATGAGCTCTCCCTTTTCAAGTCGGCAGAATTTATGCAATCCGGTTTGTATGGCTCCATAATCTTTAATGGGGTAAACTTCAATGCTTCCTTCTACCAGAACTCTTCTTGTATATCCATAATTGGTGAAAATTCGTCGGAAGTTTTCCATTGTTTTTGTATAGTCGTCTAGTCCTCCTGTATCATGAAAGAATTCAAGGTCTTCTGCGAATAAAGTTTTT
This window encodes:
- a CDS encoding nuclear transport factor 2 family protein, yielding MKNIIATIVLLLTIGILATSCIVTKKITITESNPYTPISKELFDTIVKMDGVVFEAANKGDLEKLKTLFAEDLEFFHDTGGLDDYTKTMENFRRIFTNYGYTRRVLVEGSIEVYPIKDYGAIQTGLHKFCRLEKGELINCGTYKFTHIWKNTPTGWKITRVISYGH